A single window of Acanthopagrus latus isolate v.2019 chromosome 1, fAcaLat1.1, whole genome shotgun sequence DNA harbors:
- the LOC119024874 gene encoding solute carrier family 22 member 7-like isoform X3, producing MKFDDILAEVTGFGRFQIMTILLMTAARMTLPFHYLLNNFIAAVPSHHCDITSLDYGDAFRNLSHEERLIVSIPVQEDGTLSSCQMFAEPQYHLLIESSNITDLPTVPCQNGWMYDNTTFKSTLATEWDLVCDKRRLNKTLATIFFIGVMLGAAVFGYLSDRFGRKKALLVSYVTSTVFGFTSTFSSNFTMFAVMRFFTGLGLSGSSMVTVVLSVEWVDIKHRTAVGILMSIDWSISTALFSLVAYCVNDWRYLTATVTCPMCLAIICLWWLPESARWLISNGKVESAHFYLTKCAKVNGREQFMADLKPEVLSKVIVAENENKKYSFLDLVRTPRMRRLALLTGIVWFAVACTYYGLSLNIEGFGVNIYLTQFIFGTIEVPGKALIYFTVKKIGRRFSQAGSLVLTGLCVLCNIFIPQDNGVFRTAVGALGKMLAEAAFTALYLYTTELYPTVMRQNGMGYCSFLARIGVALSPLIQLLEEVWGKLPSTIFTLVTFAGALSASFLPETKNVRLPETIEDVEQTRRSISTTEEKSPS from the exons ATGAAGTTTGACGATATCCTGGCAGAGGTGACAGGCTTTGGAAGATTCCAAATAATGACGATCCTGTTGATGACGGCTGCCCGTATGACTTTGCCTTTTCACTATCTGCTGAATAATTTCATAGCGGCTGTTCCCTCTCACCACTGCGACATCACCTCTCTGGATTATGGAGACGCTTTTAGGAATTTATCACACGAAGAGAGACTTATTGTCAGTATTCCAGTTCAGGAGGATGGGACTCTGAGCTCCTGTCAGATGTTTGCAGAGCCTCAGTATCATCTGCTGATAGAATCCTCCAACATCACTGACCTACCCACAGTGCCGTGTCAGAATGGATGGATGTACGATAACACCACCTTCAAGTCTACTCTGGCCACAGAG TGGGATCTGGTTTGCGATAAGAGaagactgaataaaacattggcTACTATCTTCTTCATTGGGGTCATGCTTGGAGCAGCAGTATTTGGTTATCTGAGTGACAG GTTTGGCAGGAAAAAAGCACTTCTGGTGTCCTATGTGACATCCACCGTCTTTGGATTTACAAGTACTTTCTCATCTAATTTCACAATGTTTGCTGTCATGAGATTCTTTACGGGACTGGGACTTTCCGGATCAAGTATGGTCACCGTGGTCCTTA GTGTCGAATGGGTGGACATTAAGCATCGCACTGCAGTGGGTATTTTAATGAGCATAGACTGGAGTATTTCTactgctttattttctcttgtggCCTATTGTGTGAATGACTGGAGGTACCTGACCGCCACTGTAACCTGTCCAATGTGCCTTGCCATTATATGTTTATG GTGGCTCCCTGAGTCTGCCAGATGGCTGATAAGTAACGGAAAGGTGGAGAGTGCTCATTTTTACCTGACCAAGTGTGCAAAAGTCAACGGCAGAGAGCAGTTCATGGCTGACCTAAAGCCTGAG gttctGTCCAAAGTAATAgttgctgaaaatgaaaacaaaaaatattcatttttggaCCTTGTGAGGACCCCCAGAATGAGGAGACTGGCTCTACTTACTGGAATTGTGTG GTTTGCAGTGGCCTGTACATATTACGGACTCAGCTTGAATATTGAAGGCTTTGGGGTGAACATTTATCTCACACAGTTCATCTTCGGCACAATTGAAGTGCCAGGAAAAGCCTTGATCtatttcactgtgaaaaaaattgGCCGAAGGTTCAGTCAAGCTGGATCTCTCGTTCTGACTGGACTTTGTGTACTCTGCAACATCTTCATCCCACAAG ataaTGGGGTGTTTCGCACAGCTGTGGGAGCTTTGGGCAAAATGTTGGCAGAGGCAGCTTTTACGGCTCTATATCTGTACACAACTGAGCTTTACCCCACAGTGATGAG GCAAAATGGAATGGGTTACTGCTCCTTCCTGGCCCGGATAGGTGTGGCTTTGTCTCCCCTGATCCAGCTTCTTGAAGAAGTGTGGGGCAAATTACCAAGCACTATTTTCACCCTTGTGACTTTTGCTGGTGCACTGTcagcttcttttcttcctgAGACAAAAAACGTCCGCCTGCCAGAGACCATTGAGGACGTCGAACAGACAAG AAGGTCAATCTCTACTACTGAGGAGAAATCTCCATCCTGA
- the LOC119024874 gene encoding solute carrier family 22 member 7-like isoform X2, producing MKFDDILAEVTGFGRFQIMTILLMTAARMTLPFHYLLNNFIAAVPSHHCDITSLDYGDAFRNLSHEERLIVSIPVQEDGTLSSCQMFAEPQYHLLIESSNITDLPTVPCQNGWMYDNTTFKSTLATEWDLVCDKRRLNKTLATIFFIGVMLGAAVFGYLSDRFGRKKALLVSYVTSTVFGFTSTFSSNFTMFAVMRFFTGLGLSGSSMVTVVLSVEWVDIKHRTAVGILMSIDWSISTALFSLVAYCVNDWRYLTATVTCPMCLAIICLWWLPESARWLISNGKVESAHFYLTKCAKVNGREQFMADLKPEVLSKVIVAENENKKYSFLDLVRTPRMRRLALLTGIVWFAVACTYYGLSLNIEGFGVNIYLTQFIFGTIEVPGKALIYFTVKKIGRRFSQAGSLVLTGLCVLCNIFIPQDNGVFRTAVGALGKMLAEAAFTALYLYTTELYPTVMRQNGMGYCSFLARIGVALSPLIQLLEEVWGKLPSTIFTLVTFAGALSASFLPETKNVRLPETIEDVEQTRRRSISTTEEKSPS from the exons ATGAAGTTTGACGATATCCTGGCAGAGGTGACAGGCTTTGGAAGATTCCAAATAATGACGATCCTGTTGATGACGGCTGCCCGTATGACTTTGCCTTTTCACTATCTGCTGAATAATTTCATAGCGGCTGTTCCCTCTCACCACTGCGACATCACCTCTCTGGATTATGGAGACGCTTTTAGGAATTTATCACACGAAGAGAGACTTATTGTCAGTATTCCAGTTCAGGAGGATGGGACTCTGAGCTCCTGTCAGATGTTTGCAGAGCCTCAGTATCATCTGCTGATAGAATCCTCCAACATCACTGACCTACCCACAGTGCCGTGTCAGAATGGATGGATGTACGATAACACCACCTTCAAGTCTACTCTGGCCACAGAG TGGGATCTGGTTTGCGATAAGAGaagactgaataaaacattggcTACTATCTTCTTCATTGGGGTCATGCTTGGAGCAGCAGTATTTGGTTATCTGAGTGACAG GTTTGGCAGGAAAAAAGCACTTCTGGTGTCCTATGTGACATCCACCGTCTTTGGATTTACAAGTACTTTCTCATCTAATTTCACAATGTTTGCTGTCATGAGATTCTTTACGGGACTGGGACTTTCCGGATCAAGTATGGTCACCGTGGTCCTTA GTGTCGAATGGGTGGACATTAAGCATCGCACTGCAGTGGGTATTTTAATGAGCATAGACTGGAGTATTTCTactgctttattttctcttgtggCCTATTGTGTGAATGACTGGAGGTACCTGACCGCCACTGTAACCTGTCCAATGTGCCTTGCCATTATATGTTTATG GTGGCTCCCTGAGTCTGCCAGATGGCTGATAAGTAACGGAAAGGTGGAGAGTGCTCATTTTTACCTGACCAAGTGTGCAAAAGTCAACGGCAGAGAGCAGTTCATGGCTGACCTAAAGCCTGAG gttctGTCCAAAGTAATAgttgctgaaaatgaaaacaaaaaatattcatttttggaCCTTGTGAGGACCCCCAGAATGAGGAGACTGGCTCTACTTACTGGAATTGTGTG GTTTGCAGTGGCCTGTACATATTACGGACTCAGCTTGAATATTGAAGGCTTTGGGGTGAACATTTATCTCACACAGTTCATCTTCGGCACAATTGAAGTGCCAGGAAAAGCCTTGATCtatttcactgtgaaaaaaattgGCCGAAGGTTCAGTCAAGCTGGATCTCTCGTTCTGACTGGACTTTGTGTACTCTGCAACATCTTCATCCCACAAG ataaTGGGGTGTTTCGCACAGCTGTGGGAGCTTTGGGCAAAATGTTGGCAGAGGCAGCTTTTACGGCTCTATATCTGTACACAACTGAGCTTTACCCCACAGTGATGAG GCAAAATGGAATGGGTTACTGCTCCTTCCTGGCCCGGATAGGTGTGGCTTTGTCTCCCCTGATCCAGCTTCTTGAAGAAGTGTGGGGCAAATTACCAAGCACTATTTTCACCCTTGTGACTTTTGCTGGTGCACTGTcagcttcttttcttcctgAGACAAAAAACGTCCGCCTGCCAGAGACCATTGAGGACGTCGAACAGACAAG aAGAAGGTCAATCTCTACTACTGAGGAGAAATCTCCATCCTGA
- the LOC119024874 gene encoding solute carrier family 22 member 7-like isoform X1: MKFDDILAEVTGFGRFQIMTILLMTAARMTLPFHYLLNNFIAAVPSHHCDITSLDYGDAFRNLSHEERLIVSIPVQEDGTLSSCQMFAEPQYHLLIESSNITDLPTVPCQNGWMYDNTTFKSTLATEWDLVCDKRRLNKTLATIFFIGVMLGAAVFGYLSDRFGRKKALLVSYVTSTVFGFTSTFSSNFTMFAVMRFFTGLGLSGSSMVTVVLSVEWVDIKHRTAVGILMSIDWSISTALFSLVAYCVNDWRYLTATVTCPMCLAIICLWWLPESARWLISNGKVESAHFYLTKCAKVNGREQFMADLKPEVLSKVIVAENENKKYSFLDLVRTPRMRRLALLTGIVWFAVACTYYGLSLNIEGFGVNIYLTQFIFGTIEVPGKALIYFTVKKIGRRFSQAGSLVLTGLCVLCNIFIPQDNGVFRTAVGALGKMLAEAAFTALYLYTTELYPTVMRQNGMGYCSFLARIGVALSPLIQLLEEVWGKLPSTIFTLVTFAGALSASFLPETKNVRLPETIEDVEQTRYLALIRFASSQTRLMV, encoded by the exons ATGAAGTTTGACGATATCCTGGCAGAGGTGACAGGCTTTGGAAGATTCCAAATAATGACGATCCTGTTGATGACGGCTGCCCGTATGACTTTGCCTTTTCACTATCTGCTGAATAATTTCATAGCGGCTGTTCCCTCTCACCACTGCGACATCACCTCTCTGGATTATGGAGACGCTTTTAGGAATTTATCACACGAAGAGAGACTTATTGTCAGTATTCCAGTTCAGGAGGATGGGACTCTGAGCTCCTGTCAGATGTTTGCAGAGCCTCAGTATCATCTGCTGATAGAATCCTCCAACATCACTGACCTACCCACAGTGCCGTGTCAGAATGGATGGATGTACGATAACACCACCTTCAAGTCTACTCTGGCCACAGAG TGGGATCTGGTTTGCGATAAGAGaagactgaataaaacattggcTACTATCTTCTTCATTGGGGTCATGCTTGGAGCAGCAGTATTTGGTTATCTGAGTGACAG GTTTGGCAGGAAAAAAGCACTTCTGGTGTCCTATGTGACATCCACCGTCTTTGGATTTACAAGTACTTTCTCATCTAATTTCACAATGTTTGCTGTCATGAGATTCTTTACGGGACTGGGACTTTCCGGATCAAGTATGGTCACCGTGGTCCTTA GTGTCGAATGGGTGGACATTAAGCATCGCACTGCAGTGGGTATTTTAATGAGCATAGACTGGAGTATTTCTactgctttattttctcttgtggCCTATTGTGTGAATGACTGGAGGTACCTGACCGCCACTGTAACCTGTCCAATGTGCCTTGCCATTATATGTTTATG GTGGCTCCCTGAGTCTGCCAGATGGCTGATAAGTAACGGAAAGGTGGAGAGTGCTCATTTTTACCTGACCAAGTGTGCAAAAGTCAACGGCAGAGAGCAGTTCATGGCTGACCTAAAGCCTGAG gttctGTCCAAAGTAATAgttgctgaaaatgaaaacaaaaaatattcatttttggaCCTTGTGAGGACCCCCAGAATGAGGAGACTGGCTCTACTTACTGGAATTGTGTG GTTTGCAGTGGCCTGTACATATTACGGACTCAGCTTGAATATTGAAGGCTTTGGGGTGAACATTTATCTCACACAGTTCATCTTCGGCACAATTGAAGTGCCAGGAAAAGCCTTGATCtatttcactgtgaaaaaaattgGCCGAAGGTTCAGTCAAGCTGGATCTCTCGTTCTGACTGGACTTTGTGTACTCTGCAACATCTTCATCCCACAAG ataaTGGGGTGTTTCGCACAGCTGTGGGAGCTTTGGGCAAAATGTTGGCAGAGGCAGCTTTTACGGCTCTATATCTGTACACAACTGAGCTTTACCCCACAGTGATGAG GCAAAATGGAATGGGTTACTGCTCCTTCCTGGCCCGGATAGGTGTGGCTTTGTCTCCCCTGATCCAGCTTCTTGAAGAAGTGTGGGGCAAATTACCAAGCACTATTTTCACCCTTGTGACTTTTGCTGGTGCACTGTcagcttcttttcttcctgAGACAAAAAACGTCCGCCTGCCAGAGACCATTGAGGACGTCGAACAGACAAGGTACTTGGCTTTAATTCGATTTGCATCCAGTCAAACGAGACTTATGGTATAA
- the LOC119024865 gene encoding solute carrier family 22 member 7-like encodes MDQFSLGDPSTTDSWGHHNGKTFSTYWEATMKFENVLADINGFGRFQIMIIVISFIGRFTLPCHFMLNNFVAAVPSHHCDISSMDDGGLFGNLSHEERLIVSIPVQRDGTPSSCQMFAGPQYHLLLNSSNISELPTVPCQTGWVYDNTTFKSTLTSEWDLVCDRRGKNKATATIFFIGVMFGAMTFGSLSDRFGRRIMLLVSYVSGMLFAVVSAFSTTYVMFAVLRFFTGFCITGIVIVSSVLSVEWVDIEHRKLVGVIDSLSWTFGNTVFALIAYFVNDWRWLIVSVTSPLILAIITWRWMPESARWLIANGKLEQAQMYLKKCAKMNQAEKSVDKLKTEVLSTIVVTEKRDRAYSYLDLMRTPKMRKLALCTGTVWFCVATTFYGISFNITGFGLNIYLTQFTYALIELPAKVSVYFLLDKIGRRSTEVGALLLAAISLGINIVVPKDMSVVRTVVAVIGKGFSSASFGTIVLYSSELYPTVVRQNGMGYNSFMARLGVAVAPMILLLDEVWKDLPQVVLCSAAVLGGLVARTLAETRKRCLPETIEDVEEHW; translated from the exons ATG GACCAGTTTTCCTTGGGGGACCCCTCAACAACCGACTCCTGGGGTCACCATAATG gaAAGACATTCAGCACATACTGGGAGGCCACAATGAAGTTCGAGAACGTGCTCGCCGATATTAATGGATTTGGAAGATTTCAGATAATGATTATTGTCATCAGCTTCATCGGGCGCTTCACTCTGCCCTGCCACTTCATGCTAAACAACTTTGTGGCGGCTGTTCCCTCCCACCACTGCGACATCAGCTCTATGGATGACGGGGGTCTTTTTGGGAATTTGTCCCACGAAGAGAGGCTTATTGTCAGTATTCCAGTCCAGAGGGATGGAACTCCAAGCTCCTGTCAGATGTTTGCAGGGCCTCAATATCATCTGCTGCTCAACTCCTCCAACATCTCTGAGCTACCGACCGTGCCGTGCCAGACCGGATGGGTGTACGATAACACCACCTTCAAGTCTACGCTGACCTCAGAG TGGGACCTGGTGTGTGACAGACgagggaaaaacaaagcaacTGCTACCATCTTCTTTATCGGAGTGATGTTTGGAGCCATGACCTTTGGGAGTCTGAGTGACAG GTTTGGCCGAAGGATCATGCTGCTGGTGTCGTATGTGTCAGGGATGCTTTTTGCTGTTGTAAGCGCCTTTTCTACAACCTACGTGATGTTTGCCGTGCTGAGGTTCTTCACGGGGTTTTGTATCACTGGCATCGTCATTGTCTCATCAGTCCTCa GCGTGGAGTGGGTGGACATCGAGCACAGGAAACTGGTGGGAGTGATCGACAGCTTATCCTGGACATTTGGAAACACAGTTTTTGCACTTATTGCCTACTTTGTTAATGACTGGCGGTGGCTAATTGTGAGCGTCACCTCACCTCTAATCTTGGCCATCATCACATGGAG GTGGATGCCAGAATCTGCAAGGTGGCTCATTGCCAATGGAAAGCTGGAGCAAGCTCAGATGTATCTGAAGAAATGCGCCAAAATGAACCAAGCAGAGAAGTCTGTTGATAAACTCAAGACAGAG GTGTTATCAACCATTGTTGTGACTGAGAAAAGAGATCGGGCCTATTCATACCTCGATCTCATGCGCACACCCAAAATGAGGAAACTGGCCCTGTGCACTGGCACAGTGTG GTTTTGTGTGGCAACCACATTTTATGGCATCAGCTTCAACATCACAGGCTTTGGGCTCAACATCTATCTCACACAGTTTACCTACGCTTTGATTGAGCTCCCAGCCAAGGTGTCTGTTTACTTCTTACTGGATAAGATCGGCAGACGATCCACTGAGGTGGGAGCTCTGCTGTTGGCTGCCATCTCTCTTGGAATCAACATTGTGGTACCTAAAG ACATGTCTGTTGTCAGAACTGTGGTAGCCGTCATTGGAAAAGGGTTTTCTTCAGCGTCCTTTGGAACTATCGTGCTCTACAGTTCTGAGCTCTATCCCACTGTAGTGAG GCAGAATGGTATGGGCTACAATTCCTTCATGGCTCGACTTGGCGTAGCCGTGGCTCCGATGATCCTCCTGCTGGACGAGGTGTGGAAGGACCTGCCTCAGGTCGTCCTGTGCTCTGCAGCTGTACTGGGGGGATTAGTGGCAAGGACGCTGGCAGAGACTCGCAAGCGGTGCCTCCCAGAGACCATAGAGGATGTTGAAGAGCATTGGTAG